The genomic region ATTACACAGTGCACCTTTAATTACGAGTAAGGGTTAAAAAATGGCAATATAAAACAAAATGGCACCCTTCATACTAAAGGTGTGGTCTTGCTTAACTAGAATAAGACTTTTCACGTTAAAATGAATCAGCTCAATAAACATGTAAAAACAGGGAGTGTTGGTCTCTCTGGAATATAGGCTACTAGCGCACATTTCCCATCTCGtatgtgaaataaataaaaacaattatatCTAATTGTACATCCATAAGGAATCATTGATGGTGTGGTGAGACAATTGGGAAGCACCAGGTGAAATAGGCCATCCTGCATAAGAGCAAAAACAAAAACACTTCAAATTAACAATAGTGTGAAGGTAGTCCtgacagctggaggcagggagcAGTGGAATTGTCAAATAACATTGCTTATCTGAACATTGCTGCTCATTAACCATAGGGAATGTAAGTCCAGACATATCATTTGACAGTATCTCCAAGTCAATATTATTCTATTCTTTCTAGTTATTTAGACACTAAGCTCTTGTGAGGTTGCTATGAAACGTATTTCCATTGGTATACCCTGTTAGAGTTAACAGGatgagagaacatgttatttaaATGAGGTGAATGTCAGAGTAAACACTCACCTTTGGTGTGGTTTATCTTCCGGAGCTAATGCTTCGATCCTCAAAGATGGTGATTTCAACCTGGGGAGGGGTTAGTTAAGGAAGCTGGGATCCAGCAAGAAATGCAAGACAGTTACACAAGAAAGGTCTaggtatgcatcccaaatggcatcctgctccttttacagtgcactacttttaaccagagccaaaGGAAAATATAAAGGGATTATGGTGGCATTTGGGAAGAAACCTTTGTTAGTGTGAGCCTCTGGGACAGTAAAGGATACAACCCTGAGACCTCTCTCTATTGGGTCCGTAAGCAGCAGTCCCAGAGGAGCGTAGATCTTCTCATTCTGCTCCTTGATGAACCTAGCGATCTTCTTCAATACCTAGAGACAAAGAAAGTAAGCCCTTTCACCAATTCATGGCTTGGcctaaaaaataaaattaaaaaatacaCCTAATATGGCCACGTCATAAAACATAGGTTCAGTCCCAAATGACAACATATTCCCAATATAgtttgtgcactactttagaccctggCCCACAGGGACTAACCCTTGGCCTGCATACTTCTATGGAGAAGACTGAGGGACCTACTTTCTCATAATGGGTCTCCATACAGAGGAAGATCGTGTAGGCGGTCATGCAGGCCAAGCAGCCCTCCAGGTAAGACTTGCCACCAATTTTCTCAGCCTCAGCATAGAGGTTGTTGAGCGTCTGCATCGTCTCCTCAAACTGTTGCCTGTCAACCTGAAAAAAAGTATGCCCATCGACCCCTCAGTAAGAGCTCTGCACGACCAAAGTCACTGAGCAATAATGGAAAAGTACACTGACTACACAAACTGAAGGAATGTATGACAATTCTATTTGAACAGCGGTCTGCTtagtagctgtgtgtgtggtcGACAGCCGGGGACAAGATGGCGGAGTGAGTGGTCGCTTTAAACTGAGCTCCTGAACTTTAAAATGGAATTCAAGCCCTAATTTGAGTTTGAGGAGGATTACAGTTAAAACATTGTTGCTGTCTTTTTTGCATTTTTTATTAGTTTGATGGTTTACTGAATCACTTTTCCACTTTATTATACGTCAAGCAAGTTCAGCCAACCCTAGCTAGCTAGTATTGTAACATTAGCGGAGATGGAAGCTAGCAAAATGTAGAGGGAGCTGTCGTAATCGAGGTAGATCCTATCAACTATATGGAATATTTTGAAACTACCCCAGAAGTAACGGTACAGAGGTCGGAGGAATTAGTCTTCGGTACAGTGTTCAAATAACCCCTTCGAAACCCTTCAACCTGAAGAGACTATGAGAAAGTGACCCCGGGCAGGCTCAACCATCCCGGCCTATCACCAATGATAACATCTTCGAGGCAATCCAGGGTTTAAACAAGAAATTTGACGAACAAGATCGGCTTAATGGCTTTGAGAGGTTTCATAAAAATACCCTCCCAATTGCAAACGTTTCCAAAACTACAGAGTTTAATGCAGCGGGCATTAATATTACCAGATGATGCAAAACTGTTGAAAAATAAAGTTGATGCCCTGACAAAAGAAAACGAGGAGCTGCCCACAGCCAGTGCTGAACAGGATCGATACAAGTGCCGATGAGGGCTGAGACTGAATGGGCTACCTGAAACTGATGGTGAGAATATCAGAGGAATTGTGATTGACATTATTGGGAAGGTTTGTTCCATATCCCCGATACAACATCTACCGCGATGTTCAGGGTACACCGTCTCGGAGATAAGAGAAAGGAGAAGACACAGACAGGTCATCATTATGTTTGCGTTGAGGAACGTGGGAGTCGAGGTGTGGAGAGCTGCCAAACTTACGCCGATCTGCAAGGAGATGGGCATTCGCTTTGCAGAAGATTTGAGCAAGCGCAACAGGGATGCCTTTTCGAAGCTGTGGCCACAAGTGGatgaggcaggggggggggggggggggggccttacTGTCATTGACGGCCACAGGGTGGAGCTAAGTGACTGACTGATTTTGCTTTACGAGTTGGCCTGCTTATACGGTAGTAGGCTAATGAAACCATATACCGTTTCAACTGGTAAGTTTATTCATGCAATCGTTTATCTGAACACCGCATATATGTGATATTGCATAGGGCCATACTGTTCGGAGTGGTGAGTTTTGGATATGAACATTAACCAACGTAAGCACACTGTGGTTTTTGTTTCTCATTTGATGGCTTACTAAGATATCCGTTTTTATTCATTGTGTTTGAAGATCGATATTATGTAAGTAAATCTCCATTTATTTTTCATATGGCTTGATTAGCTTTCAGCAACGTATTTATTAAGTTTGAGAGTTCAATTGAAGATCTAATCTATTAATATAATATGTGCTATTACACAATCTatccatttattttcctttttatgGTCGTTACTGTTCGTCAAGAATTTTTGAAAACGTATGCTACCTTTAGATTATTCAGGGTCCCTGTTTATTCTAGACAACCCTATTTCTCTTTCATTTTTATCCTTGCATACCAGCGGTTTACAGAACAGCTTAAAAACGCAaggcacattttttttgtgtaaagATTCATTAAAGTCcaattacttttttttatttcaagaGACACATTCCTCAGATGCGGACTTAACATTTTTACAGTTTTAGAAATCACGTTACATATAGGTAAATATTTATGGTTATTACATACTGCCAAAAAATTGTTTAACATCTATTAGTAAAGTCTTAATTGAGTTGAAAACAAATATTTTACAGATAACATTTCTGGAGATGATTATAATGTTGCTCTTGATGCTCCTTTCTGATATTTAGCGTTCACAGAATCAAACTTAAAAACAATTTTCTTGGTTCAACTCTACAACTAGCGACAGACAATTAAAATCTAGAATTGATTGTTGGTTGCTATCTTCCAATCTTATGAATCTTGTATTTCCTCAGATCCCCTGACACACCATTGTTCCATTATTCTTTCCTTTTGATAATGACAAGATATTTACTAAAGCATACTGGAAATGTAACCCTTTTCTTTTAAAGAAAAGTCATTTTGTTTATAGACTAAAACTCTTATCAGAGAGACCTGCCTCTATTATGCTCTCTCTTCTACTAACAAATGGGAAATGATTAAATTCAGAATTTGATGTCATGCCATCACTACTGGTAAAATGCTAGCTTAGAAAAGATTATCCAAGCAGATGgatattattgttgttattaacAGGTTGAGCAATAAACTTGATTTAAATCAAGATGAAAAGCAGAGCTTGCTAAATGCCCATGTGAACGACATATACAACGATAAGGCACAGGGTGCCTTCATCCGTTCAAAGGCCAAATGGATtgaaaaatgtgaaaaaaagcaTCTTATTTCTTTAATTTGGAGAACAGTAGGCAGACTAGGCATAGTATTACATCCATTTATGTAAGTGACAATATATCTGATGATCTTGAAGTGATTAATAAGAAAAATACTCTTTCTACAGTTCACTATATCAATCACATCTTTCAGAAGGCGACTTGGATTCCTTTTTTGATTCAGTTAATAACTCTATTTAGCCTATAGAAAGGTTTAAGAAATTATGTGATTCTGATATAGATATTACTGGAGTTGGACCAAGCCATTAAACAAATGCCTATAGGTAAATCTCCTGGGCCGGATAGCCTGACTCCTAGCTACATTTTTGGCCTGATTGTAGACAAAGCAATAACTCTCTAAGTGGGTATTGCTAATGCTATCTTACCTCCTTCGAGACAGGGACTAATAGTTCTTATACCCAAACCAAAGAAGGACTCTTTACCTGGACAACTGGAGACTTAGTCAGTCGCCAACAACGTGATGGAAGTTACTAGCCCATGTCTATgccaaaaaaatgaataaaaggCCTTGATGATATCAAAATCAGTGAAACTCAAATCAGCCTTCATTAAAGGAAGGAGTATCCATAACCATATACGATTGGTTTTAGATTTGATGATGGCTTTATATTGTTTTtagattataatttttttgttaAAGCTTTTGACACTTTAGAACACAACTTTTTTTATTTAGAACTCTCTACTTTTGGGTTTGGGGAGAATCTCTGTAAAGTGATAAGGGTGATATTAGCAGTTCGGTGGGTATGAGTAATGGCACATCCCCTTGTTTCTCTATTGCCAGAAGAATTAGACAGGGTTGCTCAATATCCCATCTTATTTATTTTAGCCACAGATTTACTAGCTGTTTTTCTTAAGAAATCTGAGAATTTAAAAAGGGTTCTTTTTGGTAAAGATATAAATATCAGtcaatttgcagatgacactgcTCTTTTCCTAAAGGATAGAGTGGCTATTCCCTTGGCTATTGACAGAATCAAGAAACGTTCTATTGCCTCTGGGTTGACTCTCAACCTTAATGAATTGGTATGAGATCACATTTGTTGCTGTGACTCTGTCAACATTGCCTCCATACCGGTTAAAAGGGAAGTTTAATATTTAGGAATTGTTTTCACGAAAAATGTATCAGATAAAGAATCTTTAAACATCGATAACAGGATTAATGCCATGAGTTTCATTAAGTCAGTGGCTGCAATGTGATCTTAAATTTGGGTCGTATTCTTTTGTCCAAGACTGATGGTTTATCTAGAAATATTTACATAAAGGTAAACAACACAAGTCAGTCCCTTTTACTTTCTTCTACAATTAGTGAAAGACTATGATCGTGGAGGTTTACAAGCTTTTGATTGTTATTAGTGGGTGCTTTTAGAATTAAATGGTTGAAATTGTCTGTCTAATCCTACCTCTGTGGTATCATATCCCTAACAATCTGTTTATTAAACTTGGTAGACTTGAATTCCTAATGAAATGTGATTGTGAAGTTTCACCAGCAAATTCAATTTTTCAGGAACATTTGCCCCCCACAAAACATTGATTTGCAATAAGTGTTattaaaatgaataggaaatcCATTTTCAAATGCCTTTGGTTTGACAAGGGTATTCATGTTGAATGTGATTTGGTAGACAACAACTGGGGAGTTTTTGCAGTTTGAGTTTGTTGGTAAATTTCAGGTTAATATTACTCAGAGAGAATATATGAAGGTTTGCAAAGCAATTCCACTTAATTTACTTGGACTTATTAAGAACACTTATTAATGAGGTTGTTCCCTCTTTTCCAAGTTTTCAAAATAATAACTTGAAtcttatggataaaaaaaaatccaACAATAAGTGGATACAATTGGGAGGTAATTTGGTAATTTTTGGTGATTATAATTCAATATATTGCTATGGAAGTAACCTTCTCATGCTATGGTCAAAAGTTAAAGAACCtaattttaaaatattttctttgCATGATGCTTATCCTTGCAATTCCGATCATAACtattttattaatattattattcttGTGGCCAAATAACATTCACAAATGTAAATGGGCTGAAACAACCcttattttgtaaaaaaaaaaaatcccattgaACTGTTACAGTTTTATAAATCCCTCAAAGTTGTGAAACTTAAACATTATTAGAGGTCATGTCTCTAAATGTCTGTTAATGTCTCATTGCCTTATTAAGGCAATGAGACATTAATGATGTCCTGAAATATTAATTGTTAGTTGTTAATTGTTAGTGTTgcaatttaaaataaatattatatatgtatatatattctttaaaaaaaatatatatatatataaatcaatTTTAAAGAACGTAAAAAGTGTGTATGGTCTCATACCCTAGACTCCAGCTCAGAGGGAAACTTGGTCTGGAACCTGCAGATTGTACCCGAGTTGTAGTCCCTCTGGACATACACTTTGGAGGCGAGGGCTGCTTGATGTTGTAGGTCCTGCAAGTTGTGCGCCTGAAAGCATGAATTGAATAAATATCATGGGATCATTTGTGTCCATCATTAGCCTAGTTAAATTAACCTTaaaagctatctagctagctacacagAAGGCTCAGTTTGGACATtgggctagctaacgttagccatatTTGTTGACAACATCTTGTTTGGCTAGTAAACCAAGCACCACAGTACAGGCAGCCACCAAATTATGAAATGTATATTCAATTAGTTAGACAGGCCTTAGTTGTCAATGCCTAAATACAGTTAAAACGATCAATGTAATTTACCTCAGCCATAGTGGACGTTTTCCTTTCAGCTAGCTTCTTCGGGTAGTACTTCCGCCCAGACTGAACGCTTCAATGAGTACGCTGCCACTCGTCTTTTTCCTTCTGTGGCGTTTATATGGTGGTTGGCTCCCAACTTTACGGTGCATTATCACCACCAAATGGACTGAAGTGTGGAACAGAGACAGTGAAGGTCTAAATCCTACCCAATATTATCATTtatgtttcctttatttaactaggcaagtcagttaagaactaattcttattttcaatgacggcctaggaacagtgggttaactgccttgttcaggggcagaaggacagatttttacctttgaAAACTCGCAACCTTTCGGTTCTCCCTAAGGAAATGAAATGCTCGATCCCCTGAAGATTTCTGAAGCAGTTAACTTAATCCTGGCTCTTTGACCCCATTACTCCTCAAATATAATAAttgctctctttccctcccatATTTCTGAAACTGAAATAGAACATGTTCCACTGTCTCCATCTTCTGATAATGATCACACCTCCCAGTTTGATATGTTCACTGTTCTTATTAACCCCTTGGCTTCTGCTTTACTGATTGACAATTCCATCTCAACATTAGGATGTTTAAGAGCCTGCTTGGGGATAACATCCACCTCCTTCCACTCTACTCCCACATGAGCTGGCACCCAGAGGAACATCACAAATACCACCATCCGTTTCACCCTATACATGCACTGCACAATACATCCGGTCTGCTGAGACAAATGAATTAAAACTCATCAATTCAGCACAGACCAATCCAACTACTACTTGGTCTGGCCTCACCTCCTCCACACACTAATATGGCCAACAACTCCATTAAGTAAACAGAGAAATTATCCATTGCTGTCACTGCCACCTTAAACTGAGGAACACTAAAAGCTACACCTGACCTTGTTTTAAGGTCCTTCGGCGAATATAAAGAAAGTATTTTGTGTTCACTTACAACTGAATCTACTCCTTCCTCAACATCTCTTACCCTTTCAAGCAACCCTAGATATATCACTGGCTGAGGGAGAAACCAAGGGGCTAGCAGTTCAAATAAAAGCACGATACACACATGTAAGACTGAGGCTAACTA from Oncorhynchus kisutch isolate 150728-3 linkage group LG5, Okis_V2, whole genome shotgun sequence harbors:
- the golga7 gene encoding golgin subfamily A member 7; translated protein: MAEAHNLQDLQHQAALASKVYVQRDYNSGTICRFQTKFPSELESRVDRQQFEETMQTLNNLYAEAEKIGGKSYLEGCLACMTAYTIFLCMETHYEKVLKKIARFIKEQNEKIYAPLGLLLTDPIERGLRVVEITIFEDRSISSGR